From Streptomyces sp. NBC_00683, one genomic window encodes:
- a CDS encoding ABC transporter permease, giving the protein MSALGKVVRSGVGRRRVQTLVIGLATMMAVAASILGGSLLAVSGAPFDDAFAQQHGAHLSVRFDAGKVGDGQLSKSGDAEGVSGAAGPFRTATVTPRAGRSGPGWPMTVVGRGDPGRDVDEVTLLDGRWPTRPGEIVLSAGAALIPTMGMKVAFPALPGKPSLTVVGLARSITQTADAWVVPAQMPALTSPGSGGYQMLYRFTEADTAAQITAGGRAVAETLPPGAAVGEQSWLTVRESAERDTALYVPFLIAFGALGLVMSVLTVGNVVASAVGTGTRRIGILKAVGFTPAQVVRAYVAQALIPAAAGTALGVLAGHLLAVPVLAETGEVYGAASPLAVAPWVDLTVIAGVLGLVAATAWASAWRAGRLRTVDALAVGHAASTERGRWAARLAGRLPLPQPVALGLARPFARPARALNKDLAPLGVSARVGGLGAGSDMVVTLNALSAILTLMLVTVAALGVLNGVLLDTRERVREIGVHKALGMTPRQTIAMVLTSVALTGLVAGALGVPLGVTLHGWVLPAMGDSAGLRLPDSVIAVYHGAELLPLALGGLLIATLGALLPAGWAAKSRTATALRTE; this is encoded by the coding sequence ATGAGCGCGCTCGGCAAGGTGGTGCGCTCTGGGGTGGGACGACGCCGGGTACAGACGCTGGTCATCGGGCTCGCCACCATGATGGCGGTGGCCGCGTCCATCCTCGGTGGGTCGCTCCTGGCAGTGTCCGGAGCGCCCTTCGACGATGCCTTCGCCCAGCAGCACGGCGCGCACCTGTCCGTCCGGTTCGACGCCGGCAAGGTGGGTGACGGGCAGCTGTCGAAGTCCGGGGACGCCGAAGGGGTGAGCGGCGCGGCGGGGCCGTTCCGTACGGCGACGGTCACCCCGCGGGCAGGTCGGTCCGGCCCCGGCTGGCCTATGACCGTGGTCGGCCGGGGCGATCCCGGCCGGGACGTGGACGAGGTGACGCTGCTCGACGGGCGGTGGCCCACCCGCCCCGGCGAGATCGTCCTGTCTGCCGGAGCCGCGCTCATCCCGACCATGGGCATGAAGGTTGCCTTCCCCGCTCTGCCGGGCAAGCCGTCGCTGACGGTGGTCGGTCTGGCCCGCTCGATCACACAGACCGCCGACGCCTGGGTGGTCCCGGCCCAGATGCCGGCACTCACCTCGCCCGGCAGCGGCGGCTACCAGATGCTCTACCGCTTCACCGAAGCCGACACCGCGGCACAGATCACCGCAGGCGGCAGGGCGGTGGCGGAAACCCTCCCTCCGGGAGCGGCCGTCGGCGAGCAGTCCTGGCTCACCGTCAGGGAGTCCGCCGAGCGCGACACCGCCCTCTACGTACCGTTCCTCATCGCGTTCGGCGCTCTGGGCCTGGTCATGTCGGTGCTCACCGTGGGCAATGTCGTCGCGTCGGCGGTGGGCACGGGAACGCGCCGCATCGGCATCCTCAAGGCCGTCGGCTTCACCCCGGCCCAGGTCGTGCGGGCCTACGTGGCCCAGGCGCTGATCCCGGCCGCGGCCGGCACGGCACTCGGCGTCCTCGCCGGCCACCTGCTCGCCGTCCCCGTACTGGCCGAAACCGGGGAGGTCTACGGCGCCGCCTCCCCACTGGCCGTCGCCCCCTGGGTCGACCTGACCGTGATCGCCGGGGTTCTCGGCCTCGTGGCCGCTACCGCGTGGGCGAGTGCCTGGAGGGCCGGCCGGCTGCGCACGGTCGACGCTCTCGCCGTCGGGCATGCCGCGTCGACGGAGCGCGGCCGGTGGGCGGCACGCCTGGCGGGCCGGCTGCCGCTGCCGCAGCCGGTCGCCCTGGGCCTGGCCCGGCCGTTCGCGCGGCCGGCTCGCGCGCTGAACAAGGACCTGGCACCGCTGGGGGTCAGTGCGCGCGTCGGCGGGCTCGGCGCCGGCAGCGACATGGTCGTCACGCTCAACGCGCTGTCCGCGATCCTCACGTTGATGCTCGTCACCGTCGCGGCGCTCGGTGTGCTGAACGGCGTGCTGCTCGACACCCGCGAACGCGTCCGGGAGATCGGTGTCCACAAGGCGCTCGGCATGACCCCCCGGCAGACCATCGCGATGGTCCTCACCTCCGTCGCCCTGACCGGACTGGTCGCCGGCGCTCTGGGCGTGCCGCTCGGTGTAACCCTGCACGGCTGGGTGCTCCCCGCGATGGGCGACAGCGCGGGGCTCCGCCTCCCCGACTCGGTCATCGCCGTCTACCACGGGGCCGAACTGCTCCCGCTCGCACTCGGCGGGCTGCTCATCGCCACCCTGGGCGCGCTCCTGCCCGCCGGCTGGGCCGCGAAGTCCCGAACGGCCACGGCTCTGCGCACCGAATAG